The Deltaproteobacteria bacterium genome has a segment encoding these proteins:
- a CDS encoding YbgC/FadM family acyl-CoA thioesterase, translating into MSSGFPYHYELKVRFRDVDMMGHVNNAVYLTYLEEGRTGFGGWIFKGRPEFRKIGYIVASVKINYRAPAFYREYLRIYLRVKEMGNTSFVFQYEIRKRDTDELVADAESVQVMFDYQEEKKYAIPGEMRKLFQERAM; encoded by the coding sequence ATGAGCAGTGGTTTTCCGTATCACTACGAGCTGAAAGTTCGGTTCAGGGACGTGGACATGATGGGCCATGTAAACAACGCGGTGTACCTGACCTATCTCGAGGAGGGCCGCACCGGTTTTGGCGGATGGATTTTCAAAGGCCGCCCGGAGTTTCGAAAGATCGGCTACATCGTCGCATCGGTGAAGATCAATTACCGGGCTCCCGCGTTTTACCGGGAATACCTGAGGATATACCTGCGGGTGAAGGAGATGGGAAACACGAGCTTCGTCTTCCAATACGAGATAAGAAAGAGGGACACCGACGAACTGGTGGCCGATGCCGAGTCCGTCCAGGTCATGTTCGACTACCAGGAGGAAAAGAAGTACGCAATTCCCGGGGAGATGAGGAAACTCTTTCAGGAGAGGGCGATGTGA
- the amrB gene encoding AmmeMemoRadiSam system protein B: MGQSVLPKLRQDIQIFPATLREQRVFVVSDPLGLTSEPAVIPESHARLLSMFDGERTVRDLQLVMMHVRGNVLVMEEEVKRFIDELDSYYLLDTGRYQRARERVYAEFAALPVRPAHLAGKSYPGSRQELLDFMEELFQAAVDVSPPPVKGLRALVVPHIDMKVGKRVYARGYSSIRDCEFDRVLLLCTGHNMGDYFFSLTEKDYETPLGPVSTDVDAVRFLEKGMGKGICPVDFPHQMEHSAEFQAVFLRYLFPDKDFMAVPVLCGSFKRTLHIASRPSDVPAIRVFADRLADLLADDGHRWVVVAGVDLSHVGPKFGHDSPAKFMEGEFREHDRILLENLEGGDPGGFFSELKKVDDRYNVCGASPLALLLELFEGSRAAVLDYDVWYDEPTMSAVSFAAAIFGDG, encoded by the coding sequence ATGGGACAGAGCGTACTTCCAAAGTTGAGGCAGGACATTCAGATATTCCCCGCAACGCTGAGGGAGCAACGGGTATTCGTCGTGAGCGACCCCCTGGGGCTTACCAGTGAGCCTGCAGTCATTCCGGAGTCCCATGCGCGCCTCCTTTCCATGTTCGACGGCGAGAGGACGGTCCGTGACCTTCAGCTCGTCATGATGCACGTCCGCGGGAATGTCCTCGTCATGGAAGAGGAGGTGAAAAGGTTCATCGACGAGCTCGATTCCTATTACCTCCTGGATACGGGAAGGTACCAGCGGGCCAGGGAGAGGGTCTATGCGGAATTTGCCGCCCTGCCGGTTCGCCCGGCACACCTTGCCGGGAAATCATATCCGGGGAGCCGCCAGGAACTCCTGGATTTCATGGAAGAGCTCTTCCAGGCGGCTGTTGACGTTTCGCCGCCGCCGGTTAAAGGCCTTCGCGCGCTCGTCGTCCCCCACATAGACATGAAGGTGGGAAAAAGGGTCTATGCGCGCGGGTACTCGAGCATCAGGGACTGCGAGTTCGACAGGGTTCTTCTTCTGTGCACGGGCCACAACATGGGTGACTATTTTTTTTCCCTGACGGAGAAGGACTACGAGACGCCTCTTGGCCCGGTATCGACCGATGTGGATGCGGTAAGGTTTCTCGAAAAGGGCATGGGAAAGGGCATCTGCCCCGTGGACTTTCCACACCAGATGGAGCACTCAGCGGAGTTCCAGGCGGTCTTTTTGCGGTACCTGTTTCCCGACAAGGATTTCATGGCCGTCCCCGTTTTGTGCGGCTCCTTCAAAAGGACTCTTCACATCGCATCGAGGCCTTCCGATGTCCCTGCCATACGGGTATTCGCCGACAGGCTGGCTGATCTGCTTGCCGATGACGGGCACAGGTGGGTCGTCGTGGCGGGCGTCGACCTCTCTCACGTGGGGCCGAAGTTTGGCCATGACAGCCCCGCCAAATTCATGGAAGGGGAGTTCAGGGAGCACGACCGGATCCTTCTCGAGAACCTTGAAGGGGGAGACCCCGGGGGCTTCTTTTCCGAACTCAAGAAGGTTGACGACCGGTACAACGTGTGCGGTGCTTCCCCGCTTGCCCTCCTCCTCGAGCTCTTCGAAGGGAGCAGGGCCGCGGTGCTCGACTACGATGTGTGGTACGACGAGCCAACCATGTCGGCCGTGAGCTTTGCCGCGGCGATCTTCGGCGATGGATGA
- a CDS encoding pyridoxamine 5'-phosphate oxidase family protein, translated as MNLREIFQKGGTGVIGTSNTQGEINMAIYAVPVIIDEETIAFGMTEGTTYKNLLENPHASYLYISSGKGYEGARLKLLISNLEDSGAMLEGKKLGLKAKLGEAVADALKYVAYFKVLEVRSLI; from the coding sequence ATGAACCTGAGAGAGATTTTCCAGAAGGGCGGAACGGGAGTGATCGGGACATCCAATACGCAGGGCGAAATCAACATGGCGATCTACGCCGTTCCGGTCATCATTGATGAGGAGACGATCGCCTTCGGCATGACCGAGGGAACGACCTATAAGAACCTTCTCGAAAACCCGCACGCCTCCTATCTTTACATTTCATCGGGGAAGGGATACGAGGGAGCCCGGCTGAAACTCCTCATCTCCAACCTGGAAGACTCGGGCGCGATGCTGGAAGGAAAGAAGCTGGGATTAAAGGCCAAGCTGGGAGAGGCGGTTGCAGATGCCCTCAAGTACGTTGCCTACTTCAAGGTCCTCGAGGTGCGCTCTCTCATCTGA